The window ATTACCGGTTCTGCTCGAACTTCATCCAGGGCCTGAATAGTGACTGGCTCTACTGCGGTGGGCGCACACATGTGATTCAGCCCGGAGACAAGCTCACGCTTGACCCGACCGAGTATCCAGAACCTAAGTGCAAGCGTGGGAGCTAACGACGCGCTACCGCTACCCGGAACGCGAGGAGCCGGACTGCTCTTTGGGGCACCAACGAAGGAGTCTGCCGCGATGGCATGGACCACAGTACACTCTTCCGCGATATCGCAACAGGACACTGCCAGCCGCCAACCGCCGCACGCTCGACTACCTGACAATCTGGGCAACGCGGCACTGCGGCTATGCCCCTCCGTCATCCTGCACGAAAGCCAGCGTAGATGATCGAACGGACGCTCAGGCCCAGGCTAACGGTGACGCGCGCGCACGATCTATCCCCTCCGGCGACCGCGTGCCAAGTCCGACGCGACCAGCTATCCGCGGACGCGACCCCGTGGACCACCACCGGTCGCAAGACGCCACCGGAGGGGCAAGGACACGCACGTTCGCGTACGCTCCCCCTATGTATCGTCGTGAAGATAGTGCGTCGGAGGTGAATACGGCTGACCAGATACGGGCGTCTGAAGCCGCCGCCCGCCTCACTCCTTCTCATACCCTCGAGACTGGAGTGGAAGCACTGCAAGCCTTTCCTTCGGCATTCTTGCGCTCGCGTAAGGCGGCGCTGCTGTTCGCTCTCACCGTCTTCGTTGCGACCCTTCTCCAGGTCCTCGCCGTCCCCGTCACCGCGCTCGTGGAAGGAAATCGAGAGTGGGGACTGATCTTCCCGGAGCCGGTGGTGATTCTGCTGCTCGTCGTGGGATGCATGCTGCAGTCGGCCCCCCTCATGCTGGCAGACCGCGCGCCGCGGTGGACCGTGGTCCTCGCGACGTTGACATACCTGGCTCTTGGGGTCGGGCTCGCGGTCCCTTCGTGGCTGACCGGCATGTATCTCGTCATCGCACTGGCCCTCTTCCTCCTCGGCACGCGTCTCAACCCCACCATTTCGATGGTCTGGGCGCTCTGCGTCATTGCGGTGACGATGGCAGTCATCTTTGTTTGGCTCTTACTCATCGGCACGAGCTACAGCACAGCGACGGGATTCGTATTGGGCGAGAGCGCTCGATTCGCTGCGCCCGCGGCGGGGGCGACGGCACTGGGCATCTGGTGGGGCGCGCAGACCCGTCGCGTGACACGAGCACATGAAGAAGCCGCGCTGGCGAAAGAAGAGCACGCCCAAAGAGTGCGCGACGCTCAGCATGAGGAAAGAGCGAGAATCGCACGCGAACTCCACGACGTGGCTGGCCAGCATCTTGCGGGCTTGATCACTCTTGCGGACGCAGCACTCACCGTCGCGGCAGACAGTCCCGATACCGCACTTGAACTTGTCGGCGAGGTTCGGAGTGAGGGCCGGTTCGCGGCCGCCAGTCTCGCAGGGGCATTGGCAGATCTACAGGACGCCGGGGCGAGAAAGACGGACGCCACCGCAACCGATATCCGCCGCGCGCCAGAACTCGCAGCGTACTGGCGAAGAATCGGAATGAATGTCGAGATGTCAATCGACGGAGAACTACAAGAGCTCCCAGCAGTGGTATCGAGCACAGCGTATCGAGCGCTCCAGGAAGCGCTCACGAACGTCGCAAAGCACTCCCCCGGCTCGTCGGCGCATGTGAAGATACTTGCCAACCGCGAACGACTCGACGTCGTCATCACGAACAACCTGCCAGCCACCACGGTCAAGGAAATACCGGGCATCAGCTTGGGATGGGGACTCGCCGGGATGCGCGAGCGCGTGGAACTGCTTCAAGGCACCCTCACGGCAGGAGCGAACGCATCTCGCCAATGGCAACTCGCCATATCGATCCCGATGTCCACCCTCCTCTAACGAGAAAGACCGCTGTGAACACGAAGAGAATCCGCGTCTTAATCGCTGACGACAACCGCGTCGTGCGCCGCGGTCTCCGCCTGCAACTGGAGGCGGTGCCGGATATCGTCGTCATCGGCGAGGTGGGCAACGGAGCCGACGCTGTCACCGTGGCCCGAAACGAAAAGGCAGACGTGGTCCTTATGGATCTCCAAATGCCCGGAATGAGCGGCATCGAGGCCACACGCCAGCTGGCCGCAGACTCAACACGTCATTCTGCGGTGATCGTCATGACAAGCTTCGCGTTCGATGAGTATGTGCGTGATGCGCTCGATGCGGGAGCCGTCGGGTATCTCCTTAAGAGCCACGACTCGGCACATCTCCTCGACGCAATCTACGCCGCGTCGCAGCGGCAAGGGGTGGTGTCCACGCGAGTCACAGCGCCCATGTTGAGGGAGTTCGTTCGACGTCGTCGAGTACCGGTCTCGGAAGCGGCCGAACTTCTGACAGCAGCAGAGCGAAGGGTCGTGGCTGTCCTCTCCAGCGGCACGACGAGCAACGAAGACATCGCGGCGTTCCTAAACGTGTCCGTACACACGGTGAGGTCCCAGCTCCAGTCGGCACTCAAGAAGGTCGGGCTCGCCGACCGGACCCAGCTCGCCCTCTGGGCTGTACGGAACAACGTTGACGACACCGCAACATAATTCAAATGATTGAAACCACCAGCCTTATTTTTGGGCATCCTGCAGCGCCCTCGGTGGCCCCATAGCCGGCGTTGCCTGTGGCGTCAGCTCCGCCTACGCGATTGACTATGCGAACACCGCTCTCAACAATGGGAAGTGTGTGGGTGTCCGAGCGCTCATCTACGACCCGCTGCCCACCACCCATCTGGTTCAGGAGAAATGCAGGAAGTGATCCCATGCAAGGAGTGAGTGCACTTTCAGAAACCGGGCCGCTTCTTCCCCGTGTGGGTGCGCCGCTTGTTGCGACCACGGCTCTCATGTTTGGAATCACGTCCTCCGCAGCAATCTGGGGAAGCAGTGGGATACCAACGGCGCTTTTTGTCATCTGGATAGGCCTCATCGTCACGTTGTTCATGGCGATGCCGGCGTGGAACAAGCGCAAGAAGAGTGCTACCGACCGTACTGAGAAGCGCTGGTCGACAACGGTGACGCTTGTGAGCATCCTCGCTCCGTTAGTGCTGGTGGTGCTTGCACTCACGCTCACAGAGGCCAGTCGATGGCTCTATCTGGCGGCGGCGAGCGCGAGCTTGGTCATGTTCGCCGTTGCACTTGTCCTTGCCCGACGTGCAACACATCAGAGTGGGGCCCCGAACTGATCTCGGCCAGAAGGTGAACGGCCCGCTCCCGTTGTAACGGGAGCGGGCCGTTGGCGGTTGTCATGAGAGATCGACGAGTTCTCGGCCGCAACCGACCAAGGAACCGCCTTCGAGCGCCCTCTGCCGTCTGGCGACGAATTGATGTAGCCGGGTTCATTGAAGCAGTCGTCCCGCCACGTATCCGCAGTACGCAGGAGGTCAGGCAAGGACACGGTCGCACCGTCATGCGCACATCGCTTCGTTGACGTCGCCACCGTCGACAAAGGACCGGAAATCGGCGACCACGCAGAGCCCACGGTAGGCATGCCCACACCGGAGCTCATCGTTCGTGAATCGACCTGTCCACGCCGTTCAGACAGGTAGCCGCCTTCGATTCCGTGATGGCGGCCGCGCCAGCCGCCACCACCTCCAGCAGGAGGTCGCCGAGTACGTCGGAACGACCGGGTGCGAGCAGCTCAAGAAGCTCTATCGCGGTCCAGCCGCCGTCGGGTGTCGGGCTCGTGGAGGTCCGGGAACACGACACAACTGAGGATCATCTCCGTTGTCACGGCCACAAGTTCTTCCGAAGTCAGTTCCATGCGAACCCCATGCGCGGTCGCCAGTCGCCGGCCGGACCAGACTCGGAGAGTGCGGACTGCCGCCATCGCCTTTCCTGCCTGTATCGAACGAATCGGTGACGCGAAGGCTCAGGTACTTTCAGACTCCCATGCCATCAACCGCAGGCTGTGGGTCCGCACAATCTGCAGATCCTGGTCGCCGTCGAGATATCCGGTGGCGACATCCGGCTCGTCCAGGGACCCCTGTACGGTTTGTGGCGCGAGGAAATCGACGAGGATTGCCGGGGCACCGTACGCAGGGAACTCAGCATTACGTAGGAAGGTCTTCCACTGTACGAGGTCCGCGATGTGTAGGTTTGGGACGCCTTGGAACGACTTCAACGCGGTCGTCAGATGCTTCGCATAGTTGCCGTTGGCAACGTAGACCTGATACCTCTGGAGTCGCTTGTCGCGCTCACGCTGAAACATCGAATAGAAGTCATCCAGGCCGCCGGTGCTCAATGTCTGGTCGCCCTCGACCGCGCCCTCGTCGTCATCACGGTCAGTCACGCTCGCTCACTCTCCATCGCGTGGATCGCCGCCTCCAACGCCTGCAACCAACCGCGATTGCCGTCACGGCGTTCCATCGACCATGGCTCCCGTCGGTCGAGTCCCGTCATCTAAATGAGTGAACTGTCGTCGATTCGTATTGCGTGATCGTCGTTCACGCGCTTGCGTCGGCGGCCCAATCGCTCGACGACACCATATATGGGCGGTCGATGCCAGAAGTGGCCGTCCTGCACCCTAGGGCCCGCTCGAACGATCCGTTGCAGAACCGCACAGAATCAGGACCGCAGCATGCGTCGCCTGCGGCGTCATCGAAGTCATTTTCCGCTATCGCAGCCGACACCGGAACCGTAGAAGTCGTGAACCGGACCGCCGCCACCAGGCACTCCAGTCGCGCAAAAACGCGGAAGTTCATGTCTGACGCCGCGCATCACGTCGTTGACCTCCAGGCGTGCACGTGGAATGTTTCGGGCTAGGTCGAGACCATCGGCCTAGGTTCAACGCACGTCCAGAGGGGTCAAGATGACGTCCAAAGCTGCAAAGAAGAGCACGGTTTTCGGAGCAACTGCTGCGCTTGCAATGACATTGCTCGCAAGCTTCGCGGTGGTGACACCTGCACATGCTGTGTGCTCGGGTGCGTACTTTTCCGTCAACACGTCCGCACAGGCAACTGTGAAGGTTTCCTCGCTCTGCACGGGAAGCTCGAAGGTGCGAGCACGCAAGGACTGGTACTACACCGACAGCACCAACTCCAGTGTTGGGACAAGCGTGGGCCCCTGGATCGGTGATCCTGGGCTGGCCTCGATCGTGTATCTTCCGAGTGGACGATTCCACAAGGTGAACATCATCGAGTCGAACTGACGTTGCGCGGAGATGAAGTGCTAAGGCGGCAGATTCTGACGGCTGGCGGCATACTGTCACTGGCGATTGGGCTAGCGGCATGCTCCTCGAACGAAGCGTCCGCGGCGGGTCCCTACGCCCCCGAGTTTGAGCAGGCCCGCCAACAGGCTGTGACCGACCTGCAGCGTGGGGTGTTGAGCGATGGCAAGATCACCGACGCAGAGTTTCGTGAAGTACGTCAGCGCTACATCGACTGCCTCACCGACGCTGGCATCCACGCCACAGCTCGTCCAGACGGCGGTTACGACTTCGATACTCAACTTGTCGGAGCGCAAGCCGATGCCGAACGGCAATGCGCCGAGGAGACAACGTATGTGATCGAACCCCTCTACTACGCGATCAGAACGAACCCGCAGAAGGAGGATTTCAGTGCCCTCGTCGCAGAGTGCCTGCGTACGGAAGAGGTTGTCGACAGCACGTTCACGAAAGACGATTGGGACCAGTTCGTGAACGCGTTCTCAGCTGCACAGGCTGGCGAGTCGAACGGCAATGACATACCACTCGCGTCGGAGCTACCGAAGCTTCCCGGCGGCGTCGCAATGGATGATCCGAGAGTGCAAGAGTGCAGCACCAACCCGCTGGGTCGGTGAGACCCTGGTTACGATGGGCCGTGTCGGTCGGCGCCCTGGTGCTCACCGGCGGTGTGTTGCTCGGCGCCTTGGTGCTACCGCCACTGGTGCCGCCATCGGTACGCGCCGTGGACGTGCCACGTACTGTCCCGGTGACAGCGAGGTCGTTCACCGACGCGCATACTATCTACGCTGTGCCGACACTCTCAGACAAGGTAACAGTCGGCCTCACGGGTGGAAATGGCATGGTGACCGCTTCTCAGTGCAAGCCCGGCACGGAGATCCGCACCGGCGACCACATTCTGAGTGTTGACGGGATAGGCCGCATCGCACTTGTCACTGGCGTACCGCTGTGGCGCGATCTCTCCTCCGGCAGCACAGGAGCGGACGTCAAGGGTCTGCAGAAGGCTCTGATCAAAGCGGGATACGAGCTGGGGGTCACCCGGAATTACGATGCTGACACGATCGCCGCGGTCGAGGCTATGCAGAGACGAGCGTCGGTCGCGGCCGACGGGCGCATCACACTTGATCGCGTCCAATGGATACCGAGCGGAATGGCTCCGGTCACCTCCTGCGAGGCGCCTGTGGGCACCGAGATAACGCACGGTCAGCCGTTGCTTGTCGCGGGCGAGACCCTTACCGGGTTGACGTTTCCCGATATAGCTACGGACCTCGCTCACCACCGATACGTTGCGGTGTCGGGAGCTGCGGTGGTCCACATTCCTGAGGGGCGTAAGGTCACCGACGCCACGTTTCTGAGCGCGGTGGCATCGTCTGACGCCTTTGCGCAGTGGAAGAAGGATCCCACTCGCGGCATTGCGCTCGGAGTGAAGCTTGAAGAGCCGATCTCGGCCATCGGGGTCCCCCCGTCCGCCGTGCTGGTCACCGGCTCGACACGCGGATGCGTGATATCTGCCCACAAGGCGGTGCCCGTGCAGATCCTCGCGAGCGAGTTGGGCACCGTCTTTGTCGTACCTCAGCAGTCCGTCGAAGCAGTCATCATTCCTGCTGCTAACGCGAGCACGTCATGCGAATAAGAGTCGATGACATCTCCTTCGCGCACCCTGGAGGACCCACCCTCTACACGGGGCTCAGTTTCACAGCCCACGAAGGATCGCTCGTCGCACTCACAGGCCCATCCGGCTCGGGGAAATCGACCTTGCTCTCCCTTCTGGGCGGCTGGCTCAGGCCGACTCACGGCACCATCGAACGAACTGCCATTCACGACGTGGCGCTCGTTCCGCAGAACCCGCATGGCGTGTCGGAGCGGACCGCCCTTGATCATGTATGCCTCCCACTCGTGGCGCGCGGGGCGGGGCGGGGCGATGCAACCGTCGTCGCCCGGCGTCAGCTGATGCGGCTCAACCTCGAAGAGGTTGCGGCACGCCCATACCGGATGCTGTCGGGCGGGGAGCGTCAAAGGATGCTACTGGCTCGCGCTCTCGCCACAGAACCCGACATGCTACTCATAGACGAGCCGACTGCTCAATTGGATCCCAGGGCGGCCGCCGATGTGTGTGAGGCCCTGCGGTCACTTCAGGAGGCCGCGGCCATCGTTTTCGTCGCCACTCATGACCCTCGTGTTATCGCCGCGTGCTCGACAACGATCGATTTGCTCACCGTGCAACCTCCCGCCGACGATCATGGTGACTCTTGAAGATCAGAGAAGTGTGGCGTGAGGCAGCTCGCAACTTCGGTGCCGGGGCAAGCTATGGGGTCATCTCTCTCGTCACATTCCTCGCCATCGCCCTATGCCTGGGGATCGTCGCCACACGAGGGGTTGTGGGTGTGGTCACGGAGGCCAGCGCATTTCGTGAGTCAGGGGCATCCGTGTTCCGTCTCGACTCTCCTGGCAACGTCGATGGAAACGCCTGCGACGCACTCGCTCGCGTCGACGGCGTGGACGCCGCGGGAGCGACGCGCGCCGGCGACACTCTCCGGTTTGCCCTGCTCCCCGACCGCCCCACACCGTACTTCGATGCATCACTCGGCATGGCGCACCTTCTCGACGTCGATCCAGCCTCTCCGAACGCGGGTCTGATCGTAGATTCCACCCTGGCCGCCTCGCTCGGACTCAGCCACATCCCCGGAACTACGTTTCTGATCGACGGGAGTCGGCCGAGCGCCGTTGCAGGGACGTATGACCACCCCGACGACGGTCGCGATTCGACGCTCAGTGGTGCGGCGATCGGGCTGGCTGTCGGCAGTGAGCCCTTCGATTCATGTTGGGTGCGGTTCTGGCCGCCCTCGGACAACCCGCTGGAGCTGCTGGGAACTGTCACCATAGACGTCGGCGGTTCAAACGGAGCGACACAATGGAACCCAACTCTGGGACGTACTCTCGACCCCAACGCTGTCTTCCATTCGCTGCCGCTCGTTGTCCTCACTAGCCTGGCTGCTATTGCGGCCGCCGCACTCGCGTTTGTCGGGCTGCGCCTCCGTCGTTTGGAACTCGCATCGGCCCTCCACGTCGGAGTGAGCCACTCCGCCTTGGCCGGCATCTCGCTGGCCGAGTGTGCGATCTGGCTCATCCCCGCATCACTGTTCGCCGCGACAACACTTGCCTTCTGTGCCGCCTGGCACAACCCCGATCCTCCGCTGGCCGCATGGTTGGCCGGGGCGCGAGTTGTGGCCGCAGCCATGAGCGCCTGGATACTCACGATCGGGCTCACTGCTGCAATGACGAATGAGGCTCATCTCGTCAGATACTTTCAGCAGCGATGAGGACACCGCGCCGACGAACGGACGCCCGCATGTTGAGAGGCCCGGAACTGCAAAGTCTCGCCGTTCCGGGCCCCGCGTCTGACCCCTTCGAGGTGAAATCAACCCAATTTCTCAGAAGTCCCAGTCGTCGTCTTCGGTGGCCTCGGCCTTGCCCATCACGTACGACGAGCCCGAGCCGCTGAAGAAGTCGTGGTTCTCGTCGGCGTTCGGCGACAGGGCCGACAGGATCGCCGGGTTCACGTCGGTGACGGTCGCCGGGAACATCGCCTCGTAGCCGAGGTTCATGAGGGCCTTGTTCGCGTTGTAGTGCAGGAACTTCTTGACGTCTTCGGTCAGGCCGACGCCGTCGTAGAGGTCTTGCGTGTACTGCACCTCGTTGTCGTAGAGCTCGTACAGCAGCGAGAACGTGTAGTCCTTCATCTCGTCACGGCCCGCGGCATCCAGCTTCTCCAAGCCCTTCTGGAACTTGTAGCCGATGTAGTAGCCGTGCACGGCCTCGTCGCGGATGATCAACCGGATGATGTCGGCCGTGTTCGTCAGCTTCGCCTTCGACGAGAAGTACATCGGCAGGTAGAAGCCCGAATAAAACAGGAAAGACTCGAGCAGCGTCGAGGCCACCTTGCGCTTGAGCGGCTCGTCGCCACGGTAGTAGTCCATGACGATCTGCGCCTTGCGCTGCAAGTTGGGGTTCTCGGTCGACCAGCGGAACGCCTCGTCGATGTCTTTCGTCGACGCCAGCGTCGAGAAGATCGACGAGTAGCTCTTGGCGTGCACCGACTCCATGAACGCGATGTTCGTGTAGACGGCCTCTTCATGCGGAGTGATCGCGTCAGGGATCAGTGAGACTGCGCCGACGGTGCCCTGGATGGTATCCAACAGCGTGAGCCCCGTGAACACCCGCATCGTGAGGAGCTTCTCGTCGGCGGTGAGCGTGTTCCACGACTGCACGTCATTCGACAGCGGCACCTTCTCGGGCAGCCAGAAGTTTCCGGTCAGCCGGTGCCAGACCTCGAGATCTTTCTCGTCTTCGATGCGGTTCCAGTTGATCGCCTGAACGGTCTCGAGGAGCTTCAGTGGTTCGGGGGTCATTTCTGTTTCTCTTTCACGGATGCTGGGGTGGGGTGTCGTTTCGTCTCGCTGCGCTCGCTCAACGACCGAGAGCGCTAGAGCATGCAGCTGACGCAACCATCCACTTCGGTCCCCTCCAGTGCCATCTGACGCACGCGGATGTAGTAGAGCGTCTTGATGCCCTTGCGCCAGGCGTAGATCTGAGCCTTGTTGACGTCGCGGGTCGTGGCGGTGTCCTTGAAGAACAGCGTCAGGCTCAACCCCTGGTCGACGTGCTGCGTGGCCACGGCGTAGGTGTCGATGATCTTCTCGGGGCCGATCTCGTACGCGTCCTGGTAGTAGCTCAGGTTCTCGTTCGTCATGAACGGCGCCGGGTAGTAGACGCGGCCGAGCTTGCCCTCCTTGCGGATCTCGATCTTCGACACGATCGGGTGGATCGAGCTCGTCGAGTTGTTGATGTACGAGATCGATCCGGTCGGCGGCACAGCCTGCAGGTTCTGGTTGTAGATGCCGTGCTGCTGCACCGACTCCTTCAGCGCAGCCCAGTCTTCGCGCGTCGGGATGTGGTGCCCGGCGAACAGTTCGGACACCTTCGCGGTCGTGGGCGTGAAGTCCTGCTCGAGGTACTTGTCGAAGAACTCCCCCGACGCGTAGGTCGAGTCGGCGAAGCCGTCGAACGTCTCGCCGCGCTCGATGGCGAGCCGATTGGAGGCGCGCAGCGCGTGATACAGCACGGTCGCGAAGTACACGTTCGTGAAATCAAGACCCTCTTCTGACCCGTAGTACACGTGCTCACGGGCGAGGTAGCCGTGCAGGTTCATCTGCCCGAGGCCGATCGCGTGCGAGCGGTCGTTGCCGTCTTCGATCGAGCGCACCGACGAGATGTGGCTCTGGTTGCTGACGGCGGTCAGTCCCCGAATGGCGGTCTCGACGCTCTTGCCCAGGTCTCCCCCGTCCATCGCCAGCGCGATGTTCATCGATCCCAGGTTGCAGGAGATGTCCTTGCCGATCTGGTTGTACGACAGGTCGTCGTTGTACGTCGTCGGCGTGTTCACCTGCAGAATCTCGCTGCACAGGTTCGACATGTTGATGCGGCCCTTGATCGGGTTGGCCTTGTTCACCGTGTCTTCGAACATGATGTACGGGTAGCCCGACTCGAATTGGATCTCGGCGAGGGTCTGGAAGAACTCGCGCGCGTTGATCTTCGTCTTCTTGATGCGCGGGTCGTCGACCATCTCGCGGTACTTCTCGGTGACCGAGATGTCGCCGAACGGCACGCCGTACACACGCTCGACGTCGTACGGGCTGAACAGGTACATGTCTTCGCCGGTCTTGGCCAGCTCGAACGTGATGTCGGGCACGACGACACCCAGCGACAGCGTCTTGATGCGGATCTTCTCGTCGGCGTTCTCACGCTTCGTGTCAAGGAACCGCATGATGTCGGGGTGGTGCGCGTTCAGATAGACGGCACCGGCACCCTGGCGCGCGCCCAGCTGGTTGGCATAGCTGAAGCTGTCTTCGAGAAGCTTCATGACCGGGATGATGCCGGAAGACTGGTTCTCGATCTGCTTGATCGGAGCCCCCGACTCGCGGATGTTCGAAAGCAGCAGCGCGACGCCGCCGCCGCGCTTGCTCAGCTGCAGCGCCGAGTTGATGCCGCGGGCGATCGACTCCATGTTGTCTTCGATGCGCAGCAGGAAGCAGCTGACAAGTTCGCCGCGCTGCGCCTTGCCTGTGTTCAGGAACGTCGGGGTGGCCGGCTGGAAACGGCCGGAGATGATCTCATCGACGAGGTCGCGCGCGACCTGCTGATCGCCGTCGGCAAGACCGAGCGCCGTCATCACGACGCGGTCTTCGAAGCGCTCGAGGTAACGCTTGCCGTCGAAGGTCTTCAAGGTGTAGCTCGTGTAGTACTTGAACGCACCCAAGAACGTCTCGAAGCGGAACTTGGCCGCATACGCACGGTCGTTGAGCTCTTGGATGAACTCGAACGGATACCGGTCGAGCACGCCCTGCTCGTAGTACTCCTTCTCGACCAGGTAGTCGAGACGCTCTTTGAGCGAGTGGAAGAACACGGTGTTCTGGTTCACGTGCTGCAGGAAGTACTCGCGCGCAGCGCGCTTGTCGGCGTCGAACTGGATCTTGCCGTCGGCGTCGTACAGGTTCAGCATCGCGTTCAAGGCGTGGTAGTCCATGCCGTCGAACCGCGCCTCGGTCTTGAAGGATGCCGTTTCGGTCACTGCAGCTTCCACCATCGTTCCAATCCGTCGCTCACGCGGGCGACGTCCTCGGGCGTGCCGAACAATTCGAGCCGATACAAGTGCGGCACGTTGCACTTGCGGCTGATGATCTCTCCGGCCAGGCAGTACGCCTGACCGAAGTTCGTGTTTCCGGCGGAGATGACTCCGCGGATCCACTTGCGGTTGTCCTCGTCGTTGAGGAACTTGATGACTTGCTTGGGAACAGAGCCCTTCTCGACTCCGCGTCCCTGTCCGCCGCCGTAGGTCGGGGTGACGAGCACGAACGGCTCGTCGACCTTCAAGGGCTCTTCGGTGCTGTGCGGCCCCATGTGCAACGGAATGCGCCGGGCAGGCATCCCCAGCTTCTCAACGAAACGCGCCGTGTTTCCCGAGATGCTGGAGAAGTAGACGAGAAGCGGCGCAGCGACCGCGGTGGGCATATCAGGCCAGGCGAGCGGCGAGTTCGTCGATCTTGTCGGGGCGGAAGCCCGACCAGTGCCCCTCATCGGTGACGACGACGGGTGCCTGCAGGTAGCCGAGAGCCTTCACCTGCTCGAGCGCCGTCGGGTCCTCGGTGAGGTCGTGCACTTCGTAGTCGATGCCCTTCGCATCCAGCGCGCGGTAGGTCGCGTTGCACTGCACGCAAGAAGGCTTCGTGTAGACCGTGATCGCCATTTCGACCGTGTCTCCCCTCGTCATTCGATCCGTTTTCCCGGTGGTCCCCCGCCGGTCCCCCAATACTACATATGGGTACCGACACTGGGAAGCACCACAAGGGATAGTAGTTACATCTGTGTAGTTTTCCACCGCCCTCCCCATGTACAACACAGGTTGTCCACCGTTTCATCCACAGCCGACGAGGTTCTCACGAACCTGGAAAAGGCCTGGATTCCGCCGCTTTCACGAGACCGGCACGCGCTCCTCCACAGCCCTGACGCTACGGCCGGGTTCCGACATCCGATTTCCTGTGGACAAGCGTCGTCGGCGTGTCGCGGCGTGTCGCCCGTTCGACCGATGGCGTGTGCTCGCGCAGCACCACGATCACGAGCGAGCCCCACACCGCGATCAGCGCGACAAGCTGAACGACACCGGCGATCGGTCCGCCGAACAGGTTGGCTCCCGCGGTGATGACCGCGGCCAGCGGCACCCACACCCCGACCGTCCGAGCCATCCGCAGGCCCACTGTGAGGATGATGGGTCCGAGCGAATAGCCGATGAGGAAGACGAGCAGCAGGATGTTTCCGATCGGCTCGGCCTCTGCCGCCGCGTTCATGGCCGCGGTGGCGTCATCGCCCAGGTGGGCAGCGACAATCGCACCGTACTGGGCGAAGAAGGCCGCCAGGTGACCGATGCCTGCCGCCAACCCGATCCCGGTGACCAATGCCCCGATCCGGGTGGTCAGCGACCCACGGCCCGTCGGGGTCGCCGTTGCCGGCAGGCCCATCAGCCACACCAACGGCCCGCATACCGCCAGCA is drawn from Microbacterium protaetiae and contains these coding sequences:
- the nrdH gene encoding glutaredoxin-like protein NrdH, translating into MAITVYTKPSCVQCNATYRALDAKGIDYEVHDLTEDPTALEQVKALGYLQAPVVVTDEGHWSGFRPDKIDELAARLA
- the nrdI gene encoding class Ib ribonucleoside-diphosphate reductase assembly flavoprotein NrdI gives rise to the protein MPTAVAAPLLVYFSSISGNTARFVEKLGMPARRIPLHMGPHSTEEPLKVDEPFVLVTPTYGGGQGRGVEKGSVPKQVIKFLNDEDNRKWIRGVISAGNTNFGQAYCLAGEIISRKCNVPHLYRLELFGTPEDVARVSDGLERWWKLQ